In a genomic window of Melopsittacus undulatus isolate bMelUnd1 chromosome 1, bMelUnd1.mat.Z, whole genome shotgun sequence:
- the ACTR3B gene encoding actin-related protein 3B isoform X3 encodes MASYLPPCVIDGGTGYTKLGYAGNTEPQFIIPSCIAIRESAKVGDQAQRRVMKGVDDLDFFIGDEAIDKPTYATKWPIRHGIVEDWDLMERFMEQVIFKYLRAEPEDHYFLMTEPPLNTPENREYLAEIMFESFNIPGLYIAVQAVLALAASWTSRQVGERTLTGIVIDSGDGVTHVIPVAEGYVIGSCIKHIPIAGRDITYFIQQLLREREVGIPPEQSLETAKAIKEKYCYICPDIVKEFSKYDGDPRKWIKQYTGINAINKTKFVIDVGYERFLGPEIFFHPEFANPDFMESISDVVDEVIQNCPIDVRRPLYKNVVLSGGSTMFRDFGRRLQRDLKRVVDARLRLSEELSGGRIKPKPVEVQVITHHMQRYAVWFGGSMLASTSFSKYVTPRKTMKSMALVFVVIILFLESCHNARLMETRSLISCW; translated from the exons gtATTGCAATCCGAGAATCAGCCAAAGTAGGTGACCAAGCTCAGAGGAGGGTTATGAAAGGTGTTGATGATCTGGACTTTTTCATAGGAGATGAAGCCATAGATAAACCTACCTATGCTACAAAG TGGCCTATACGACATGGTATTGTTGAAGACTGGGACCTCATGGAGAGATTCATGGAGCAGGTCATTTTTAAATACCTACGAGCTGAACCTGAGGATCACTATTTTTTAATG ACAGAGCCTCCTCTGAACACTCCAGAAAACAGAGAGTATCTTGCAGAAATCATGTTTGAATCATTTAACATACCGGGACTTTACATTGCTGTTCAG GCAGTGTTGGCCTTAGCTGCCTCTTGGACATCACGACAGGTTGGAGAGCGCACTTTGACTGGAATTGTCATCGACAGTGGTGATGGAGTGACCCACGTAATCCCTGTG GCAGAAGGCTATGTAATTGGAAGTTGCATCAAACATATTCCTATTGCAGGTAGAGATATTACGTACTTTATTCAACAGCTCCTAAGGGAAAGGGAGGTGGGAATTCCTCCTGAACAGTCTCTGGAGACAGCAAAAGCCATAAAG GAGAAATACTGTTACATTTGCCCTGACATAGTGAAAGAATTTTCTAAGTACGATGGAGATCCTCGGAAGTGGATCAAACAGTATACTGGCATCAATGCAATCAACAAAACCAAGTTTGTTATAGATGTCGGTTATGAAAGGTTCCTTGGACCCGAAATTTTCTTTCATCCCGAG tttGCTAATCCTGATTTTATGGAATCCATTTCGGATGTAGTTGATGAAGTTATCCAGAACTGTCCCATTGATGTCCGGCGTCCATTATATAAG AATGTGGTTCTCTCAGGAGGATCCACGATGTTCAGGGACTTTGGACGACGACTGCAAAGGGATTTGAAAAGAGTAGTGGATGCAAGATTGCGACTTAGTGAGGAACTCAGTGGTGGTCGAATAAAA CCCAAACCAGTTGAAGTTCAAGTGATAACGCATCACATGCAGCGTTACGCAGTCTGGTTTGGTGGTTCCATGCTGGCTTCAACA AGTTTTTCCAAGTATGTCACACCAAGAAAGACTATGAAGAGTATGGCCCTAGTATTTGTCGTCATAATCCTGTTTTTGGAGTCATGTCATAATGCTCGTCTAATGGAAACAAGATCTCTGATATCTTGCTGGTGA
- the ACTR3B gene encoding actin-related protein 3B isoform X1: MASYLPPCVIDGGTGYTKLGYAGNTEPQFIIPSCIAIRESAKVGDQAQRRVMKGVDDLDFFIGDEAIDKPTYATKWPIRHGIVEDWDLMERFMEQVIFKYLRAEPEDHYFLMTEPPLNTPENREYLAEIMFESFNIPGLYIAVQAVLALAASWTSRQVGERTLTGIVIDSGDGVTHVIPVAEGYVIGSCIKHIPIAGRDITYFIQQLLREREVGIPPEQSLETAKAIKEKYCYICPDIVKEFSKYDGDPRKWIKQYTGINAINKTKFVIDVGYERFLGPEIFFHPEFANPDFMESISDVVDEVIQNCPIDVRRPLYKNVVLSGGSTMFRDFGRRLQRDLKRVVDARLRLSEELSGGRIKPKPVEVQVITHHMQRYAVWFGGSMLASTPEFFQVCHTKKDYEEYGPSICRHNPVFGVMS, translated from the exons gtATTGCAATCCGAGAATCAGCCAAAGTAGGTGACCAAGCTCAGAGGAGGGTTATGAAAGGTGTTGATGATCTGGACTTTTTCATAGGAGATGAAGCCATAGATAAACCTACCTATGCTACAAAG TGGCCTATACGACATGGTATTGTTGAAGACTGGGACCTCATGGAGAGATTCATGGAGCAGGTCATTTTTAAATACCTACGAGCTGAACCTGAGGATCACTATTTTTTAATG ACAGAGCCTCCTCTGAACACTCCAGAAAACAGAGAGTATCTTGCAGAAATCATGTTTGAATCATTTAACATACCGGGACTTTACATTGCTGTTCAG GCAGTGTTGGCCTTAGCTGCCTCTTGGACATCACGACAGGTTGGAGAGCGCACTTTGACTGGAATTGTCATCGACAGTGGTGATGGAGTGACCCACGTAATCCCTGTG GCAGAAGGCTATGTAATTGGAAGTTGCATCAAACATATTCCTATTGCAGGTAGAGATATTACGTACTTTATTCAACAGCTCCTAAGGGAAAGGGAGGTGGGAATTCCTCCTGAACAGTCTCTGGAGACAGCAAAAGCCATAAAG GAGAAATACTGTTACATTTGCCCTGACATAGTGAAAGAATTTTCTAAGTACGATGGAGATCCTCGGAAGTGGATCAAACAGTATACTGGCATCAATGCAATCAACAAAACCAAGTTTGTTATAGATGTCGGTTATGAAAGGTTCCTTGGACCCGAAATTTTCTTTCATCCCGAG tttGCTAATCCTGATTTTATGGAATCCATTTCGGATGTAGTTGATGAAGTTATCCAGAACTGTCCCATTGATGTCCGGCGTCCATTATATAAG AATGTGGTTCTCTCAGGAGGATCCACGATGTTCAGGGACTTTGGACGACGACTGCAAAGGGATTTGAAAAGAGTAGTGGATGCAAGATTGCGACTTAGTGAGGAACTCAGTGGTGGTCGAATAAAA CCCAAACCAGTTGAAGTTCAAGTGATAACGCATCACATGCAGCGTTACGCAGTCTGGTTTGGTGGTTCCATGCTGGCTTCAACA cCAGAGTTTTTCCAAGTATGTCACACCAAGAAAGACTATGAAGAGTATGGCCCTAGTATTTGTCGTCATAATCCTGTTTTTGGAGTCATGTCATAA
- the ACTR3B gene encoding actin-related protein 3B isoform X2 gives MKGVDDLDFFIGDEAIDKPTYATKWPIRHGIVEDWDLMERFMEQVIFKYLRAEPEDHYFLMTEPPLNTPENREYLAEIMFESFNIPGLYIAVQAVLALAASWTSRQVGERTLTGIVIDSGDGVTHVIPVAEGYVIGSCIKHIPIAGRDITYFIQQLLREREVGIPPEQSLETAKAIKEKYCYICPDIVKEFSKYDGDPRKWIKQYTGINAINKTKFVIDVGYERFLGPEIFFHPEFANPDFMESISDVVDEVIQNCPIDVRRPLYKNVVLSGGSTMFRDFGRRLQRDLKRVVDARLRLSEELSGGRIKPKPVEVQVITHHMQRYAVWFGGSMLASTPEFFQVCHTKKDYEEYGPSICRHNPVFGVMS, from the exons ATGAAAGGTGTTGATGATCTGGACTTTTTCATAGGAGATGAAGCCATAGATAAACCTACCTATGCTACAAAG TGGCCTATACGACATGGTATTGTTGAAGACTGGGACCTCATGGAGAGATTCATGGAGCAGGTCATTTTTAAATACCTACGAGCTGAACCTGAGGATCACTATTTTTTAATG ACAGAGCCTCCTCTGAACACTCCAGAAAACAGAGAGTATCTTGCAGAAATCATGTTTGAATCATTTAACATACCGGGACTTTACATTGCTGTTCAG GCAGTGTTGGCCTTAGCTGCCTCTTGGACATCACGACAGGTTGGAGAGCGCACTTTGACTGGAATTGTCATCGACAGTGGTGATGGAGTGACCCACGTAATCCCTGTG GCAGAAGGCTATGTAATTGGAAGTTGCATCAAACATATTCCTATTGCAGGTAGAGATATTACGTACTTTATTCAACAGCTCCTAAGGGAAAGGGAGGTGGGAATTCCTCCTGAACAGTCTCTGGAGACAGCAAAAGCCATAAAG GAGAAATACTGTTACATTTGCCCTGACATAGTGAAAGAATTTTCTAAGTACGATGGAGATCCTCGGAAGTGGATCAAACAGTATACTGGCATCAATGCAATCAACAAAACCAAGTTTGTTATAGATGTCGGTTATGAAAGGTTCCTTGGACCCGAAATTTTCTTTCATCCCGAG tttGCTAATCCTGATTTTATGGAATCCATTTCGGATGTAGTTGATGAAGTTATCCAGAACTGTCCCATTGATGTCCGGCGTCCATTATATAAG AATGTGGTTCTCTCAGGAGGATCCACGATGTTCAGGGACTTTGGACGACGACTGCAAAGGGATTTGAAAAGAGTAGTGGATGCAAGATTGCGACTTAGTGAGGAACTCAGTGGTGGTCGAATAAAA CCCAAACCAGTTGAAGTTCAAGTGATAACGCATCACATGCAGCGTTACGCAGTCTGGTTTGGTGGTTCCATGCTGGCTTCAACA cCAGAGTTTTTCCAAGTATGTCACACCAAGAAAGACTATGAAGAGTATGGCCCTAGTATTTGTCGTCATAATCCTGTTTTTGGAGTCATGTCATAA